The following DNA comes from Candidatus Neomarinimicrobiota bacterium.
CGAATCCCTCCCTCGGCACTTAATTTAAATAAAGCACTAGCCCCAAACTTGATTTGCCTTATCAAAGATTTGTTAACTTCCTCTGATATTTTTTAATACTTGAAGTGCCTTTTGCCTTTCTTCTTTAGCTACCGGATAATTCTTTATAACTTTTTCAAGCTGTTCTACAGCTTTCTTTTTATTCCCCATTTTTAAATAACAGAGACCCATTCTATACCTAGCATATGCGGACTTATTTCCATCGCCAAGATTAAAAACTTTAGAATACGCATCTAATGCATTATTGTATTCTCCCATGAAATAGTATGCTTCTCCAATCCACCATTGAGCATTATCCGCTAAATTATGTTGTGGATTATACTTAACAATATTATAAAATGTACTTATCGCATCTCGATAATTTTTACTCTCAATCAAAGAAATACCCTTTTTGTAAAGTCCTTCTATATTTTGTATTGATGAAGGTTTTGGTCTTATCTCTGTCACCTTTATCTCTTTAACAGGAATTCTCTTATTCTCACTCAACTCTGCATATAACTTTCCAAGTGTTGCCTTATCATACGTTAATTCTACCGATACCCTTCTATTTAGAAAATCCTTAGCTTTATCTTTAGAGGTAACCATAGGATTATCATTACCGACAGAAATTATCTCGATCCTGTTCGACATTACTTCCTTTTCATTATCATCAAACATTTCAAGTATCAATTTCCCGATTGTCTTCGCTCTTTCAAATCCCAGTTTCCTATTTTTTAACTCTACACCTGAGTTTCCAGTATGCCCAAATAACCTAACCTTAACATCTTTATCAGTCCTTAGCGCTTTTACAATTTTAGCAATCGTCATAATATAGTTACTATTAAATGTCATACTCGGCATTTTATATTCACCCTGTTCGAAATAAATATCTTCAAATGTAGTGCTCAATAAAGCTAAAGTCATCTCATTTATCTTACTATGGTGTATTATCCCCTTTTTTTCATCATCAGTTACCACAGCAGATTCTTTTTTTTCTTTTACAATAGGTTTTTGAACAGTTGAAAGTTTAGTAGCGATTGTGTCTTTTTTTACAATTTCAGCTTTGACTTTTTGTTCAAAGGGTTTGGCAGTTATTGTATCTTCTTTTATCTTTTCAACTGGTTTTTTAGACTCAATTTCAAAGGTCTGTACCTTTTTTTGCTCAGTGACTGTAACTGGTTGTGTAACTATCTTTGGCTCAACCTTTTTTATTGTATCTGGTTTTAATAGACTTTCCTCGGTTACCGATTCTCTTTCTATTGATTTCTTACCACTCCCACAATTGACAATTAATGTAATGGCAATAAAAAAAATAAAAGGAAGTTTTTTCTTCATAATCCCCTCACTTTAAAAAAATAAACACCCGACAATATCTAATATCTTGTCGGATGTTTTTATAATAATAATCATGTTTTTGATAAAAATCTAACTACTTTTTCTTTGGGAAAACTTTTTTTTCAACAGTTTTTAGCCTTTCATCAAGATCTTTTAAATTTCTTTTCAATCTAATAGTTGCAGTTTGTAGATCAGTGGTGGATCTTGTCATTTGCCTCTGGAAGCTAGCTAAACGCTCATCAACTGCATCAATACTATTTTTAAGATTTTGAAGTTGATTGTTAGTTTCAATTTTAAAATCACTGAGTAGTAAACCTACAGAGTCAATACGAGATATTAGTTTCGCCTCTTTTTCATATAACATCAACTTGAGGTCCTTTAGGTCTCTCTGAAACTGCTGTATGTGTTTGCCACGCCCTATAAATTGTAATTCAAGATCTTTTAACCGAAATGAAAAATCATCATATTGAGAAGTTATAAGAGAATCTTGCCTGTTCAGATAATCCATTTTGTTATTGAGTTTGCCTACAAGAAACGAAAAATAGATTGCCACTATAACCAATATTACAATTACGATAGTTTTGATAATCTCTTTCATCAACCTACTCCTAATTTTTACTGTTTTCAACTCTCATTTCATATTAATCCAAGCTAATCACTAAACATAAATCAAATAAATTCAAATTGTGTTCAATTTAATTATTAAACCTAAAAAATACAAAGTCAATTTTAAATCACCACTTCTCTCTTTTAAAATCCTCCCACCGGTCTATTTCCCTAATTATCATTCTACATACACTACGAACTCTTGGATTCAGTTTAATTTCAACTACATCCGTATCTTTCGTTAATTTTTCTAATACATATCTAAATTCTTCAAGTTCTTCTTTGTCCATTTCAATACTTAATCTCGTTAACATAATACTCCCTCAGTTCTTAAAATATTTAATATATAACATCAATTTTTTCACCACATTCGGGACATAAACCCCCTTTAATTTTATTTCTTATTACATCAAAGTAACTGCGCTCTATTAATAATTCTCCGCAATTTGGACAATAGGTATTACCTTCAGCAGTAGTTAATACATTACCCTCATATACATACTTAACACCCATTTTTAATGCAATATCTCTTGCCCTATCAAGGTTATCTTTTGATGTTCTTGGTCTGTTTGTCATTTTATAGGTTGGATGGAAAGCAGAAAAATGAAGTGGAATATAGTCTCCAAGGTTATCTAGTATCCAGCTAACAAGTCCTGCAATATTATCATCACTATCATTTAATCCAGGGATTATTAAATTGGTTATTTCTATCCATACTCCCATATCCTTAAGCGATTTTAAGGTATATAGAACCGGTTCTAATTCTCCTTTAACATATTTTCGATAGAATTCAGTGTCTATTGATTTCAGATCAACATTTGCTGCATCTATAAATTTATAGAGCTCTCTGATGGCTTCATGACTTATGTATCCGTTTGTAACCATTACATTTTTTAGCCCCCTACTCCTTGCTAAATTTGATATATCAATCACATATTCAGCAAATACCGTTGGTTCATTATATGTATACGCGATTCCTATTGAATCATATCGCAATGCTGCCTGTATTATCTCTTCTGGTTCTATAAACGTACCTAAATTAAACTCGTTGTATTTGCCCCTTGAAATATCATAGTTCTGACAAAATAGGCATCCCAGATTACATCCATATGTTCCAATTGAAAGAATACGGGTACCAGGATAGAAATGATACAACGGTTTCTTTTCAATTGGATCCATATTTAGTGCTATTGGATGACCATATGGGAGTGAATATAGTTTGCCACCTATATTTTTTCTTACGTTGCAATATCCGACCTTTCCATCACTGATAACACAGTAGCGAGGGCATAGTGTACATTCTACACTGTTATCTTTTTCTCTTTTATAAAACCTTGATTCAAAAAGATTATTTTTCATTATAGTAAAAATCCTTTTTGTAACATTTTCTTTGTAATTACTGATTATACATGAAAATACAGATACAGACTTTCATCACCTTCGTTTACAAACTGGTGAAACTCATACTGCTCTATGAAAATCACCATTCTATTACAGATTGAAATCATCTCTTTCACTATTTTCGATGCTCCTCTAAATATTACCACTTCATGCTCAAAAAACTGACAAACTTTTGCTTTTTAACCTTTTTAATTCAATTATCATCAAAGACAAATTCTTTAACTTTAACTAACTGTTTAATGACCATTAAGATAATTCCGAAATTCCGATTTCTTCATAAAACTCATCAATAATATAAAAAATATCTGCAATAATAGAATTTAAAATAAACCAACCTTTAACATTTATTTTAAAATTTTCTCCATCTAATATAATGTACTTCCTGTATTTAGAGCTTACATCATGGATAATTTTATCTATTATATCTTCTCTATTCTTAACTATTTCTTTTAAAGAGGACAATTTTAAACCATCCTTTAATCTCAGCTTTAACATCACCATCTCTTTTATTTTATCTTTTTCACCAATGCAATATTCATTTTCTATCGGAAGCCTATTTTTATCAATCATTTTCATATATTTTCTAATATCAGTCAGATTGCTCCACCTACGATTTTTAAAGAATGAATGGGCAGACGGACCAAAACCTATATAATACCCCCTGTTCCAGTAATTTAAATTATGCAGGCATTGATATCCAGGCTTTGAAAAGTTTGATATTTCATAATGCTCATAACCGTTCTCTGTCAGAATATTGTGGGCATATTCATACATTTTAAATTCAATCTCTTCACTAACATGTTTAATAATGCCCGTTTTACTCATTCTCATTAATTCCGTATTTTCTTCATAAATTAAGTTATATAATGAAATATGCTCGGGCTTTATTATAAGGATTTCTTTAATATCCCGCTTAAAATCTTCAAGACTTTGACCTGAAATACCAAAAATCAAATCAACGTTTATATTCCCAAATCCCAAATCTCTTGCTTTATTCAGTGCTATTATGTTATCTCTTGATCTATTGCGCCTTTTTAAAAACTTAAGGAGTTCATCATTAAAAGACTGGAAACCGAAGCTAAGCCTATTAATTCCAAATTCTCTATATTTTCTTAATAATTCAGAATCAATATCTACAGGATTCAATTCAATACTTATCTCAGAATTTACATTAAGCCCAAATTCGTTATATAAAACATGAAATATTTGTTCTAATTCACTAAGTGTCAATAAATTTGGACTACCACCACCGATATATAAAGTAATCGTTTTAGAGAAATTAGAAATATATCTTCTAAATAAACTAAACTCTCTTATTAGATATTTTGTATACTTCGATCTAATTGCTTCAAATTTATTAATCGGGACGGAGTAAAAATCACAGTATATACATTTGGAGACACAAAAGGGAAAATGGATATATATCCCCACTGTATTATTGTCATGAAATAATTTTACCAATTCTTGTCCAGCGGAATTTCTTTAAAAGTTTAAAGAAAGGAATATTTTTATCCCAGGAGAAGTAAACCAGTAGTGCCTTTCCTGTTATAAGTTCATATGGTACAAATCCCCAGTATCTACTATCGTAACTATTGTCTCTGTTGTCACCAATCATAAAATAGTGATCCTGCTCCACTACATAGTAATCCTGATACTTGCCATCAATATACATTTTGCCGTTTCTTAATTCAAATTTATGATGAGCTAGTTCAACAACATTTCTGATAATATCTGTGTTGTGTATACCAAACCAAAGCGTATCACCTTTAGCTGGAACGTATACTGGCCCATAGTTATCCTTGTTACCAGCTCCTTTGGGGAAAATACCTGGTTCATTCCACCCTTTTGGATAAATAAAATTAGATATAAACTTAGCATTCGGTGCATTTTTAAATCT
Coding sequences within:
- a CDS encoding tetratricopeptide repeat protein translates to MKKKLPFIFFIAITLIVNCGSGKKSIERESVTEESLLKPDTIKKVEPKIVTQPVTVTEQKKVQTFEIESKKPVEKIKEDTITAKPFEQKVKAEIVKKDTIATKLSTVQKPIVKEKKESAVVTDDEKKGIIHHSKINEMTLALLSTTFEDIYFEQGEYKMPSMTFNSNYIMTIAKIVKALRTDKDVKVRLFGHTGNSGVELKNRKLGFERAKTIGKLILEMFDDNEKEVMSNRIEIISVGNDNPMVTSKDKAKDFLNRRVSVELTYDKATLGKLYAELSENKRIPVKEIKVTEIRPKPSSIQNIEGLYKKGISLIESKNYRDAISTFYNIVKYNPQHNLADNAQWWIGEAYYFMGEYNNALDAYSKVFNLGDGNKSAYARYRMGLCYLKMGNKKKAVEQLEKVIKNYPVAKEERQKALQVLKNIRGS
- the amrS gene encoding AmmeMemoRadiSam system radical SAM enzyme translates to MKNNLFESRFYKREKDNSVECTLCPRYCVISDGKVGYCNVRKNIGGKLYSLPYGHPIALNMDPIEKKPLYHFYPGTRILSIGTYGCNLGCLFCQNYDISRGKYNEFNLGTFIEPEEIIQAALRYDSIGIAYTYNEPTVFAEYVIDISNLARSRGLKNVMVTNGYISHEAIRELYKFIDAANVDLKSIDTEFYRKYVKGELEPVLYTLKSLKDMGVWIEITNLIIPGLNDSDDNIAGLVSWILDNLGDYIPLHFSAFHPTYKMTNRPRTSKDNLDRARDIALKMGVKYVYEGNVLTTAEGNTYCPNCGELLIERSYFDVIRNKIKGGLCPECGEKIDVIY
- the hemW gene encoding radical SAM family heme chaperone HemW, coding for MVKLFHDNNTVGIYIHFPFCVSKCIYCDFYSVPINKFEAIRSKYTKYLIREFSLFRRYISNFSKTITLYIGGGSPNLLTLSELEQIFHVLYNEFGLNVNSEISIELNPVDIDSELLRKYREFGINRLSFGFQSFNDELLKFLKRRNRSRDNIIALNKARDLGFGNINVDLIFGISGQSLEDFKRDIKEILIIKPEHISLYNLIYEENTELMRMSKTGIIKHVSEEIEFKMYEYAHNILTENGYEHYEISNFSKPGYQCLHNLNYWNRGYYIGFGPSAHSFFKNRRWSNLTDIRKYMKMIDKNRLPIENEYCIGEKDKIKEMVMLKLRLKDGLKLSSLKEIVKNREDIIDKIIHDVSSKYRKYIILDGENFKINVKGWFILNSIIADIFYIIDEFYEEIGISELS
- the lepB gene encoding signal peptidase I, translated to MGKKDKKEETAKKAKRKDKLSRKEKIKQEIKSWIIIILIAVGLKATVIEAYQVPTGSMENTILVGDFLLGNKFIYGPCTPRWIGIPWTRIGFGIPWIRLPKFRKPKQNDVVIFKFPKDTYYNYVKRCVAGPGQTIEIRDKVIYVDGKRFKNAPNAKFISNFIYPKGWNEPGIFPKGAGNKDNYGPVYVPAKGDTLWFGIHNTDIIRNVVELAHHKFELRNGKMYIDGKYQDYYVVEQDHYFMIGDNRDNSYDSRYWGFVPYELITGKALLVYFSWDKNIPFFKLLKKFRWTRIGKIIS